Below is a window of Longimicrobiaceae bacterium DNA.
TTCGAAGCCTCCGGAGAGGATGGGGAAGCGGAACCACGTCTTGGGGTCCAGGTTCTCGTCGTCCACGTGGAACGACGGGGCGTAGCGCTCGCGCTTCCACTGGTTGCGGCACCACAGCTTGAAGAAGCGCTCCACCCACTCGCCGAGCTGCGCATCGCCGTACTCGGGGAAGCGCACGCGCACCTGGCGGAACACCTCCACCGGCGCCTGGCGGTCGCGGATCGCCTCCTTCTCGATGGCGTCCAGCAGCGGATACGGCATCAGGTCCGCCTCGTCCGTCTGCGCCGCTTCCTGCGGCCGAAGCTCCGCCGTGGGCGCCTGGACGTTCACGGCGGAGAGCTCGGGGATGGGGCCCAGGCCGTCGGGCCCGTCGGTCTCCATCCACCGCAGCCACTTGCGGAGGAACGCCTTGTCGATGCCGGCGATGGGGCTGAGGCCGCCGGACGTGTCA
It encodes the following:
- the nadE gene encoding NAD(+) synthase, whose protein sequence is EMDVDPLVRGYVTAVQDAIGRELAWETDDIALQNIQARVRSPGIWMLANLRGALLLSTSNRSEAAVGYATMDGDTSGGLSPIAGIDKAFLRKWLRWMETDGPDGLGPIPELSAVNVQAPTAELRPQEAAQTDEADLMPYPLLDAIEKEAIRDRQAPVEVFRQVRVRFPEYGDAQLGEWVERFFKLWCRNQWKRERYAPSFHVDDENLDPKTWFRFPILSGGFERELAELRAYVAAGRKD